Proteins found in one Thermoanaerobacter uzonensis DSM 18761 genomic segment:
- the galU gene encoding UTP--glucose-1-phosphate uridylyltransferase GalU produces MKIKKAIIPAAGLGTRFLPATKAQPKEMLPIVDKPTIQYIVEEAIQSGIEDILIITGRNKRAIEDHFDKSVELELELKKKKKESLLHLVEDISNMVNIHYIRQKEPKGLGHAIYCARAFVGNEPFAVLLGDDIVDAEVPVLKQMIEQYERYNCSIIGVQEVPYEDVDKYGIVDSTPIEDRLYKVNNLVEKPKKEKAPSNIAILGRYIITPRIFEILENTPPGAGGEIQLTDALKTLLNDEAIYAYNFIGKRYDVGDKLGYLMATVEYALKREDLREPFKRYLLELARSLEPVMEEAAVTITQ; encoded by the coding sequence GTGAAGATAAAAAAGGCGATTATTCCGGCTGCAGGCCTTGGTACAAGGTTTTTACCTGCTACCAAGGCCCAGCCTAAAGAAATGCTTCCAATTGTAGACAAGCCCACTATTCAGTACATAGTTGAAGAAGCGATACAGTCGGGGATAGAGGACATTCTTATAATAACTGGCAGAAATAAAAGAGCGATAGAAGATCATTTTGATAAATCTGTGGAGTTGGAGCTGGAGTTAAAAAAGAAAAAGAAGGAAAGCCTCTTACACCTTGTAGAAGATATTAGCAATATGGTAAACATTCACTATATAAGGCAAAAGGAACCAAAAGGTTTAGGACATGCTATATACTGTGCGAGAGCATTTGTGGGCAATGAACCCTTTGCTGTTCTTTTAGGGGATGACATAGTAGATGCTGAAGTCCCTGTTTTAAAACAGATGATAGAACAATACGAAAGGTACAACTGTTCTATTATTGGGGTACAAGAAGTGCCGTATGAGGATGTAGATAAATATGGTATTGTTGATTCTACACCTATTGAGGACAGATTGTACAAGGTGAATAATCTCGTAGAAAAGCCTAAAAAAGAAAAAGCTCCATCAAATATAGCTATTCTGGGAAGATATATAATAACGCCAAGAATATTTGAAATATTAGAAAACACGCCACCAGGAGCAGGTGGGGAGATACAGCTTACGGATGCTTTAAAAACTCTTTTAAATGATGAAGCAATTTACGCCTATAATTTTATTGGCAAGAGATATGATGTAGGAGATAAATTAGGTTACCTTATGGCAACTGTTGAGTATGCTCTGAAAAGAGAGGACTTAAGGGAACCTTTTAAGAGGTATTTATTAGAGCTTGCGAGAAGCTTAGAACCTGTGATGGAAGAAG